A single window of Leptospira wolffii serovar Khorat str. Khorat-H2 DNA harbors:
- a CDS encoding urate hydroxylase PuuD: protein MEFTLFTTQQGLYFLVKYIHFLAGITWIGLLYYLNFVQGPFFNETDAETKKNATQKLVPRVLWWFRWGAMFTLLSGLIMIALAISSGIPHNSQWFVVILVGAIFGILMWANVWFVIWPNQKVVIAKAKGETTVDPAPNANRAFVASRTNVFFSIPMLFAMGAARNLPLSYSPDKLQIFLGIIGLIALLVEINALTADQNGPTIKPVKTVKGVITSGLVFALVVYVLMEALLTA from the coding sequence ATGGAATTTACCCTCTTTACTACTCAGCAGGGTCTTTATTTCCTAGTTAAGTATATTCACTTTCTAGCGGGAATAACTTGGATCGGTTTGCTGTACTACCTAAATTTCGTTCAAGGACCATTCTTTAACGAAACGGATGCCGAAACTAAAAAGAATGCGACCCAAAAATTGGTTCCGCGCGTGCTTTGGTGGTTCCGATGGGGAGCGATGTTCACTCTGCTTTCCGGTCTTATTATGATTGCGCTCGCTATCAGCAGCGGAATTCCGCATAACTCTCAGTGGTTTGTAGTGATCCTCGTGGGAGCAATCTTCGGAATTCTCATGTGGGCAAACGTTTGGTTCGTAATCTGGCCGAATCAGAAAGTGGTTATCGCTAAAGCCAAGGGAGAAACTACCGTGGATCCGGCTCCGAACGCGAACCGAGCATTCGTAGCGTCTCGTACGAACGTGTTTTTCTCTATCCCGATGCTTTTCGCGATGGGAGCGGCAAGAAACCTTCCTCTTAGCTACAGCCCCGATAAATTGCAGATCTTTCTGGGAATCATCGGATTAATCGCACTTTTGGTCGAAATCAACGCTTTGACTGCGGATCAGAACGGGCCTACCATTAAACCCGTAAAGACCGTTAAGGGAGTAATCACCAGCGGACTCGTATTCGCTTTAGTGGTTTACGTTCTGATGGAAGCATTGTTGACCGCATAA
- a CDS encoding c-type cytochrome, giving the protein MNLSRTLRAGKERGGFYRLSFLGLLLLLFFFSLLTFCKKEEALSPIATEGKGIYMANCIACHNVNPKIDGAVGPSVANSSYELLEARMKGEYPSGYAPKRQSQAMTRFTFTAEQLKALEEFLKR; this is encoded by the coding sequence ATGAATTTATCCCGAACTTTACGTGCCGGGAAAGAGAGGGGCGGTTTCTACCGCCTTTCTTTTTTAGGCCTTCTGCTTTTGTTATTCTTCTTTTCTTTGCTGACCTTTTGCAAAAAGGAAGAGGCCCTTTCTCCGATCGCTACCGAAGGAAAGGGGATCTATATGGCAAATTGCATCGCCTGCCATAATGTAAATCCTAAGATAGACGGCGCCGTAGGTCCTTCGGTGGCCAATTCTTCCTACGAGCTTTTGGAAGCGCGCATGAAAGGAGAATATCCTTCCGGATATGCACCGAAACGCCAGAGCCAAGCGATGACTCGTTTTACGTTTACGGCCGAACAATTAAAAGCTTTGGAAGAATTTTTGAAGCGCTAA
- a CDS encoding inositol monophosphatase family protein: MESLAPPIDFPLEEVKKRVKSVQSVSGLILESARKLQKEIRVFGIVTEAEEKERIHKADELMGKFLIDFIRQNFPNDSIISEDYFRHEGSNSFRWVLDPIDGSMNFVRGIPLYCISVGLEHRETPVAGVVFAPEMDTRYSAILSQGAFKNGLRIDVSNTDSLARSLLVSSFPTNRKEILNEVIADITAFISCGRSMRRTGSFVLDTCWVAEGVLDGIWEKGVKLWDTVASSVILTEAGGKLTDFQGKHFLSGQAEVVASNGKIHKQIIDILRNVRVSIGRN, translated from the coding sequence ATGGAATCACTAGCGCCCCCCATCGATTTTCCGTTAGAAGAAGTCAAGAAACGTGTTAAATCGGTCCAATCCGTTTCCGGGTTGATTTTAGAATCCGCAAGAAAACTCCAAAAAGAGATCCGAGTATTCGGTATCGTAACCGAAGCCGAAGAGAAAGAACGCATTCATAAGGCCGACGAATTGATGGGTAAATTCCTGATCGATTTCATCCGGCAAAATTTTCCGAACGACTCTATCATTTCCGAGGATTACTTCCGCCACGAAGGAAGCAATTCTTTCCGTTGGGTTCTGGACCCTATCGACGGTTCCATGAATTTCGTTCGAGGCATTCCCCTCTATTGTATCTCCGTAGGTCTAGAGCATAGAGAGACTCCCGTTGCGGGAGTCGTATTTGCTCCTGAAATGGACACGAGGTATTCTGCCATTCTAAGCCAAGGCGCCTTCAAGAACGGACTCCGTATCGACGTTTCCAACACCGATTCCTTGGCTCGGTCCCTATTGGTATCCAGCTTTCCCACCAATAGGAAAGAAATCCTAAACGAGGTGATCGCGGATATCACCGCTTTCATCAGCTGCGGAAGATCTATGAGAAGGACTGGTTCCTTCGTGTTGGATACCTGTTGGGTTGCGGAAGGAGTCCTGGACGGCATTTGGGAAAAAGGCGTCAAGTTATGGGATACCGTCGCAAGCTCGGTGATCTTAACCGAAGCCGGAGGTAAACTGACGGATTTCCAAGGAAAGCATTTCCTTTCCGGACAAGCGGAAGTAGTTGCCTCTAATGGAAAGATTCACAAACAGATTATCGATATTCTTAGAAACGTAAGAGTTTCTATCGGAAGAAATTAA
- a CDS encoding LIC_10030 family protein — protein MKIKEVKELNRILSDTSHLKNKPNSIFVDNLHTSFLEFEEQYLLPSTSVFEVEFSAAESFLRSFLQLAPEFVSDCLVLPEPRPKRNIDRLFLIRPLYTEGEFFRENSPRLWKENPPPYAIVLSFFLMHLGGASKEDIQFAASQGRTMSARTKRAYFSARVVPIESLIVEDSVLVDFTAKKYQESDFMVQIGADTFEGVRHTYSEIFDEVDYSKQIQVIQESLGIQPGDWSPGKIFQPIAVEYLTLTARFLETSLRNIAKDFISFHQVVDLLLRPDSMTLEESTRISFFRWLRSHKAERMLSPSGNMAWRILREERT, from the coding sequence ATGAAGATAAAAGAAGTAAAAGAGTTAAATAGGATTCTAAGCGATACGAGTCATTTAAAGAATAAACCCAACTCGATATTCGTGGACAATCTTCACACCTCTTTTCTCGAATTCGAAGAGCAGTATCTTCTTCCTTCTACGTCCGTATTCGAAGTGGAATTTTCCGCGGCAGAATCTTTTCTGAGAAGTTTTCTGCAATTGGCTCCGGAATTCGTCAGCGATTGTCTTGTATTACCGGAACCTAGACCGAAAAGGAATATAGATAGATTATTTCTGATCCGTCCCTTATATACCGAAGGCGAATTCTTTAGGGAGAATTCTCCACGGCTTTGGAAAGAGAACCCTCCTCCCTACGCGATCGTTCTCAGCTTTTTCCTAATGCATTTAGGCGGAGCGAGTAAAGAAGATATCCAATTCGCCGCATCCCAAGGTAGAACTATGTCGGCTCGGACCAAGAGAGCTTACTTTTCCGCAAGAGTGGTTCCGATAGAATCCCTGATCGTGGAGGATTCGGTTCTCGTGGATTTTACCGCCAAGAAATACCAAGAGTCCGATTTCATGGTTCAGATCGGAGCGGATACCTTCGAAGGAGTTCGGCATACCTACTCAGAAATTTTCGACGAGGTGGATTACTCCAAGCAGATTCAAGTCATCCAGGAATCCTTGGGCATTCAGCCGGGAGATTGGTCTCCGGGAAAGATCTTCCAGCCTATCGCAGTCGAATATCTCACGTTAACGGCAAGATTCCTGGAGACTTCCCTAAGGAATATCGCAAAGGATTTCATTTCCTTCCACCAAGTTGTTGATCTTTTGTTAAGACCGGACAGCATGACCTTAGAAGAATCCACCCGGATTTCCTTCTTCCGCTGGCTTCGCTCTCATAAGGCGGAAAGAATGCTTTCCCCTTCCGGAAATATGGCATGGAGGATTTTACGGGAAGAAAGGACATAA
- a CDS encoding beta-galactosidase produces the protein MIFGADYYPEQWTPKDWEEDLRIMKDMGLTRVRLAEFSWALMEPKEGSFDFSFWLKILDLVQKHRMDAILGTPTATFPPWLAKKYPDVLQIRDGILRDIGTRRQACFSSPNYRKAVTRIVTKMAQALGKHPAVVGWQIDNEIGHEGSDIDHSITSLKAFRLWLKSKYKTIRNLNETWGNVFWGVIFNDWNEIPIPGPHVSAGFNPSMIQDFYRFHSDTIVEFVRLQAEILRKYSPGRKLTTNLYPSPFLPVIDMSELATYLDYVSWDNYPTWGDQAEPYPHPFISAMHQYVRGLKNLPFTVMEQISGFQGHDVLGYLPAPGQTKLWMKQAILQGADQIVFFRYRTARFGQEQLCYGILDHDKSLTERYSELQKGISEFLPAAKDFASEPFPAEVAVLHDIENSRNFKHQPISSGLKFQPAPFAQVGYDVEMATWFSGLNILNVNSHFLPISKTDFFKYKVLVLPLYSMVDDSIIEKLKSYVENGGTLVIGYRSGSKDKNSWMLDSQVPGPFAEMAGIKVRKFEAVGNREVKIRFRILPGSCSKICEILEPTTAKVWAKYSDGKKFYKGKPVITCNQFGKGNVIYIGASLNPISFMLLYRRILRKAGVPFTFYGPNVEKTFRKGKSKDYEILINHSGKFSPAGWNLLKPYEVRIVPKVKT, from the coding sequence ATGATTTTCGGAGCGGACTATTACCCGGAGCAATGGACACCCAAAGATTGGGAAGAAGACCTTCGAATCATGAAGGATATGGGCTTAACGAGAGTTCGCTTAGCCGAATTCTCCTGGGCCTTAATGGAACCCAAGGAAGGATCGTTCGATTTCTCCTTCTGGTTGAAAATTCTAGATTTGGTCCAAAAGCACAGAATGGATGCGATTCTAGGAACCCCTACGGCTACATTCCCTCCATGGTTAGCGAAGAAATATCCGGATGTTCTGCAAATTAGAGACGGGATCCTAAGAGATATAGGCACAAGAAGACAGGCCTGCTTCTCTTCTCCCAATTATAGAAAGGCTGTGACGCGTATCGTCACTAAAATGGCGCAGGCTCTCGGAAAGCATCCCGCAGTTGTGGGTTGGCAGATCGATAACGAAATCGGTCATGAAGGTTCCGATATAGACCATTCTATCACTTCGTTAAAGGCTTTTCGCCTTTGGTTGAAATCCAAATACAAAACGATTCGGAACTTGAACGAAACCTGGGGAAACGTTTTCTGGGGAGTGATCTTCAACGATTGGAATGAGATACCTATCCCGGGTCCCCATGTGAGCGCCGGATTCAACCCTTCTATGATTCAGGATTTTTACCGTTTCCATTCGGACACGATCGTGGAGTTCGTACGACTCCAAGCGGAAATTCTTCGTAAATATTCTCCCGGTAGAAAGCTGACCACAAATTTGTACCCGAGTCCTTTTCTTCCGGTCATTGATATGTCCGAACTTGCGACTTATTTGGATTATGTTTCTTGGGACAATTATCCTACTTGGGGAGATCAGGCCGAACCTTATCCGCACCCTTTTATATCCGCCATGCACCAATACGTTAGAGGTTTGAAAAATCTTCCTTTCACCGTTATGGAACAAATCTCCGGTTTCCAAGGGCATGACGTTTTAGGTTATCTCCCCGCTCCGGGGCAGACCAAACTCTGGATGAAACAGGCGATTCTACAAGGCGCCGATCAAATCGTTTTCTTTCGGTATAGGACCGCGAGATTCGGACAGGAACAGTTATGCTACGGAATCTTGGACCACGACAAATCCCTAACGGAAAGATATTCGGAATTGCAGAAGGGAATTTCCGAGTTCCTACCTGCGGCCAAGGATTTTGCTTCCGAGCCTTTTCCCGCCGAAGTTGCTGTCCTGCACGATATTGAGAACTCTAGAAATTTCAAACACCAGCCGATTTCTTCCGGTTTGAAGTTCCAGCCTGCACCGTTTGCCCAAGTGGGCTACGATGTGGAAATGGCGACTTGGTTTTCCGGCCTAAATATTCTGAACGTAAACTCTCATTTTCTTCCGATTTCCAAAACGGACTTTTTTAAATACAAAGTTTTGGTTCTTCCTTTGTATTCTATGGTGGACGATTCCATCATAGAGAAGCTGAAGTCTTACGTAGAAAACGGAGGAACTCTGGTTATAGGGTATAGGTCCGGATCCAAGGACAAGAACTCTTGGATGTTGGATTCACAGGTCCCCGGTCCTTTCGCAGAAATGGCCGGAATCAAGGTGAGAAAATTCGAAGCCGTAGGAAACAGGGAAGTTAAGATTCGCTTCCGTATTTTACCCGGAAGTTGCTCCAAGATCTGCGAGATTTTGGAACCAACGACCGCGAAAGTTTGGGCAAAATATTCGGATGGAAAGAAATTTTATAAAGGAAAACCGGTAATCACTTGCAATCAATTCGGAAAAGGAAACGTAATATATATTGGGGCGAGTCTCAATCCGATTTCTTTCATGTTATTGTATCGCAGAATTTTACGTAAAGCGGGTGTTCCTTTTACTTTCTACGGTCCGAATGTGGAAAAGACGTTTAGAAAGGGAAAAAGCAAGGACTACGAAATTTTGATCAACCATTCCGGCAAATTCTCTCCGGCGGGCTGGAATCTGCTCAAACCTTACGAAGTGCGTATTGTTCCTAAAGTGAAAACATGA
- a CDS encoding Hsp33 family molecular chaperone HslO, with amino-acid sequence MENQDTYAYGILPDVHFRFSAAEISYAVTAASNLHGFDDTGTELLARTMLSAFFLADLVKGETKVSVQIRFYDDSEIHSVLAYSTRQGRMKATLRHRPEEDVESGQISEENLGILKVFRWKDGECIYQSIVPFRNQSFEANIEAYLRDSEQVPSFLVAFVKLEGLHWKVKGLFLQALPEARSEHIDAVREWAGKVEERKAVVFAGKIRESLQSLEADWNTKLQILEEGTPQYRCDCSEEKIKELIQNLGKEEAMDIAEEQGQIEVTCEFCNSIYRFPKEQVLELF; translated from the coding sequence ATGGAAAACCAAGATACGTATGCTTACGGGATACTTCCCGATGTTCATTTTCGATTTTCGGCCGCCGAAATTTCCTACGCGGTAACCGCAGCTTCCAATCTCCACGGTTTCGACGATACCGGTACGGAGTTATTGGCGAGAACTATGCTTTCCGCATTCTTCTTAGCGGACTTGGTGAAAGGAGAAACTAAGGTCAGCGTTCAGATTCGATTCTACGACGATTCGGAGATCCATTCCGTTTTGGCTTACAGTACTCGTCAGGGTAGAATGAAAGCGACTCTTCGTCATCGTCCCGAAGAGGATGTGGAATCCGGACAAATCTCCGAGGAAAATTTAGGAATTCTGAAAGTATTTCGTTGGAAAGACGGAGAATGCATTTATCAATCCATCGTTCCTTTTCGGAACCAAAGTTTTGAGGCCAATATCGAGGCTTACTTGAGAGACTCGGAACAAGTCCCGTCTTTTTTAGTGGCGTTCGTGAAGTTGGAAGGATTGCATTGGAAAGTAAAAGGACTCTTCCTACAAGCTCTTCCCGAAGCGAGATCCGAGCATATAGACGCAGTAAGAGAATGGGCCGGCAAGGTGGAAGAGCGCAAGGCCGTAGTGTTTGCCGGGAAAATCCGCGAGTCCCTACAAAGCTTGGAAGCGGATTGGAACACTAAATTGCAGATCCTGGAAGAAGGAACTCCTCAATATCGTTGCGATTGTTCCGAAGAAAAGATCAAAGAGTTGATCCAAAACCTGGGAAAGGAAGAGGCGATGGACATCGCCGAAGAGCAAGGTCAGATCGAGGTAACTTGCGAATTTTGTAATTCTATCTACAGATTTCCTAAGGAACAGGTCCTCGAGTTGTTTTAG
- the tsaE gene encoding tRNA (adenosine(37)-N6)-threonylcarbamoyltransferase complex ATPase subunit type 1 TsaE yields MQRQFKDLSLEELDIPAKVIAGLAGRVWKSGNYPILLLSGKMGAGKTTFSARIVFALLDFFGDPTDKKSIYVNSPTYTILNEYSFALTKNDTGEPLSIYHFDLFRVGSEEEVGDLGFEEYWGTKGISLVEWWERAPSEFSNRKYTIRIRLEEEKEETRKIELELSGSEWKNEKYRSLLLSPLEQ; encoded by the coding sequence ATGCAGAGACAATTTAAAGATTTATCGCTGGAAGAGCTTGATATTCCCGCCAAGGTAATTGCGGGTCTTGCCGGAAGGGTCTGGAAATCCGGAAATTATCCGATTCTCCTCCTCTCCGGTAAAATGGGCGCAGGCAAAACCACTTTTTCCGCTAGGATCGTCTTTGCGCTCTTGGATTTTTTCGGAGACCCGACGGATAAAAAATCTATCTACGTAAACTCGCCCACGTATACCATTTTGAACGAATATTCTTTCGCGCTTACAAAGAACGATACGGGCGAGCCCCTCTCGATTTATCATTTCGATTTGTTCCGTGTAGGATCCGAGGAAGAAGTCGGGGATTTAGGATTCGAAGAATATTGGGGAACTAAGGGAATCAGTCTTGTAGAATGGTGGGAACGGGCACCTTCCGAATTTTCTAACCGAAAGTATACGATTCGGATTCGTTTAGAAGAAGAGAAGGAGGAAACCCGTAAGATCGAATTGGAACTATCGGGTTCGGAATGGAAGAATGAGAAATACCGATCCTTACTTCTATCCCCTCTGGAGCAGTAA
- the tsaB gene encoding tRNA (adenosine(37)-N6)-threonylcarbamoyltransferase complex dimerization subunit type 1 TsaB, producing the protein MNKVLFFDATNSWILIGCYLQEESGKFSLLSKHEEKHNRESSQLLVKGISDCLQKAGWEKPNIIVTGLGPGSFTGIRISVTTARNFAQIWNIPVLGIDSLEIYATHYFIENESPVSVAIEAKQNKVYFGIKDKRGYLGSLDLEPDAIAEKIPEDRLGSYITGLKYTDCPGFFPGQDMNENLPSPEAILTERSGEIRNALIKPADHSHLQLVPKYVRGTYADDKPKVHFK; encoded by the coding sequence ATGAACAAGGTATTATTCTTTGACGCTACGAATTCCTGGATTCTAATCGGATGCTATTTGCAGGAAGAATCCGGAAAATTCTCCCTTCTCTCTAAACACGAGGAAAAGCATAATAGGGAATCCTCTCAGTTATTGGTAAAGGGAATCTCGGATTGTCTCCAAAAAGCCGGTTGGGAAAAACCGAATATCATAGTTACAGGACTCGGACCCGGATCTTTTACAGGAATCCGAATCTCGGTTACTACAGCCAGAAATTTCGCCCAAATCTGGAATATTCCGGTCTTAGGAATAGATAGCCTGGAAATTTACGCGACTCATTACTTCATCGAAAACGAATCGCCTGTATCCGTTGCGATCGAAGCCAAGCAGAACAAGGTTTATTTCGGAATAAAGGATAAAAGAGGATATCTGGGAAGTTTGGACTTGGAACCGGACGCTATTGCCGAAAAGATTCCGGAAGATAGACTAGGATCCTATATTACGGGTTTGAAATACACCGATTGTCCCGGTTTCTTTCCCGGCCAGGACATGAACGAAAATCTCCCTTCTCCCGAGGCGATACTTACGGAAAGAAGCGGAGAAATACGAAACGCACTCATAAAACCGGCGGATCATTCGCATTTACAATTAGTTCCCAAGTATGTGAGGGGAACTTACGCGGACGATAAGCCAAAGGTACATTTTAAATGA